From a single uncultured Fusobacterium sp. genomic region:
- a CDS encoding adenylate kinase encodes MNIMLFGAPGAGKGTQAKFLIEKYGIPQISTGDILRAAIKEGTAMGLEAKRFMDEGKLVPDSTIIGIIKDRLSQEDCKKGFILDGFPRTIAQAEALEVLMKEMGITLDKVISLNVPDELIVGRVTGRKVCPACGASFHVEFNPPKVEGKCDLCGADLITRKDDNAETVTKRLGEYHSQTAPLFDFYQERGVLVDIDGTKSVEAITKEIFDILG; translated from the coding sequence ATGAATATTATGTTATTTGGTGCACCAGGTGCAGGAAAAGGAACTCAAGCTAAATTCCTTATTGAAAAATATGGAATTCCTCAAATCTCAACAGGAGATATCCTAAGAGCAGCTATAAAAGAAGGAACTGCTATGGGACTTGAAGCAAAAAGATTTATGGATGAAGGAAAACTAGTTCCAGATTCAACTATTATAGGAATAATCAAAGATAGATTATCTCAAGAAGATTGTAAAAAAGGATTCATTTTAGATGGATTCCCAAGAACAATAGCTCAAGCTGAAGCTTTAGAAGTATTAATGAAAGAAATGGGAATAACTTTAGATAAAGTTATCTCTTTAAATGTACCAGATGAATTAATCGTTGGAAGAGTAACTGGAAGAAAAGTATGTCCAGCTTGTGGAGCATCTTTCCATGTTGAATTTAATCCACCAAAAGTAGAAGGAAAATGTGATCTTTGTGGAGCAGATCTTATCACTAGAAAAGATGATAATGCTGAAACTGTAACAAAAAGATTAGGAGAATATCACTCTCAAACAGCTCCATTATTTGATTTCTATCAAGAAAGAGGAGTACTTGTTGATATAGATGGTACTAAATCAGTTGAAGCTATAACAAAAGAGATTTTCGATATTCTTGGATAG
- the map gene encoding type I methionyl aminopeptidase, which translates to MSLIKSLDEIEQIRKANQIIARLYRDVLPQYIKAGISTGEINKIVEDYIRSQGARPACIGVDGMYMPFPAGTCISVNEEVVHGIPGDRILQEGDIVSVDTVTELNGFFGDSAITYAVGEIDEESRRLLEVTEKSREIGIEMAVVGNRIGDIGHAIQSYVEKNGFTVVRDFAGHGVGHSMHEDPIIANFGRKGRGIKIENGMVLAIEPMVNAGSYKINVKEDGWTIVTRDGKRSAHFEHSIAIVDGKPVILSEL; encoded by the coding sequence ATGTCACTTATAAAAAGTTTAGATGAAATTGAACAAATTAGAAAAGCAAACCAAATTATTGCTAGATTATATAGAGATGTTTTACCTCAATATATAAAAGCAGGAATTTCTACTGGAGAGATAAATAAGATAGTAGAAGATTATATTAGATCACAAGGGGCAAGACCAGCATGTATAGGTGTTGATGGAATGTATATGCCATTTCCAGCAGGAACTTGTATATCTGTAAATGAAGAAGTTGTTCATGGAATACCTGGAGATAGAATACTACAAGAAGGTGACATAGTTAGTGTAGATACTGTTACTGAACTTAATGGATTTTTTGGAGATTCAGCTATAACTTATGCAGTTGGAGAGATTGATGAAGAATCAAGAAGATTGTTGGAAGTTACTGAAAAATCTAGAGAGATCGGGATTGAAATGGCAGTAGTTGGAAACAGAATTGGTGATATAGGGCATGCAATTCAAAGCTATGTAGAGAAAAATGGATTTACTGTTGTAAGAGATTTTGCTGGACATGGAGTTGGACATTCTATGCACGAAGATCCTATTATTGCTAACTTTGGAAGAAAAGGTAGAGGAATAAAGATCGAAAATGGAATGGTGTTAGCTATTGAACCAATGGTAAATGCAGGATCATATAAGATCAATGTAAAAGAGGACGGATGGACTATTGTAACTAGAGATGGAAAGAGATCTGCACACTTTGAACACTCTATTGCAATCGTTGATGGAAAGCCAGTAATTTTAAGTGAATTATAG
- the infA gene encoding translation initiation factor IF-1 — protein sequence MSKKDVIELEGTILEALPNAMFKVELENGHTILGHISGKMRMNYIKILPGDGVTVQISPYDLSRGRIVYRKKN from the coding sequence ATGTCGAAAAAAGATGTTATCGAATTAGAAGGTACTATTTTAGAGGCCCTTCCAAATGCAATGTTTAAAGTTGAATTAGAGAATGGTCATACTATTTTAGGCCACATTTCTGGGAAAATGAGAATGAACTATATCAAAATTTTACCTGGAGATGGAGTAACTGTACAAATCTCTCCTTATGACTTGTCAAGGGGTAGAATAGTATACAGAAAGAAAAATTAA
- the rpmJ gene encoding 50S ribosomal protein L36, which translates to MKVRVSVKPICDKCKVIKRHGKVRVICENPKHKQVQG; encoded by the coding sequence GTGAAAGTAAGAGTATCAGTTAAACCTATTTGTGACAAGTGTAAAGTTATCAAGAGACATGGGAAAGTAAGAGTAATTTGTGAAAACCCAAAACATAAACAAGTTCAAGGATAA
- the rpsM gene encoding 30S ribosomal protein S13, giving the protein MARIAGVDIPRNKRVEIALTYIYGIGKPTSQKVLTEAGVNFDTRVKDLTEEEVNKIRAIVETIKVEGDLRKEVRLSIKRLMDIKCYRGLRHKMNLPVRGQSSKTNARTVKGPKKPIKK; this is encoded by the coding sequence TTGGCTAGAATAGCAGGAGTAGATATCCCAAGAAACAAAAGAGTTGAGATAGCTCTAACTTACATTTACGGAATCGGAAAACCAACTTCACAAAAAGTATTAACAGAAGCTGGAGTTAACTTCGATACAAGAGTTAAGGATTTAACTGAAGAAGAAGTAAACAAAATCAGAGCCATTGTAGAAACTATTAAGGTAGAGGGAGATCTTAGAAAAGAAGTAAGACTTTCTATAAAAAGACTTATGGATATCAAATGTTACAGAGGATTAAGACACAAAATGAATCTACCTGTAAGAGGACAAAGTTCAAAAACTAACGCAAGAACTGTTAAAGGTCCTAAAAAACCAATCAAAAAATAA
- the rpsK gene encoding 30S ribosomal protein S11 → MAKKKVAKIKKKLKNIPNGVAHIHSTFNNTIVAITDAEGKVVSWKSGGTSGFKGTKKGTPFAAQIAAEQAANIAMENGMKKVEVKVKGPGSGREACIRSLQAAGLEVTKITDVTPVPHNGCRPPKRRRV, encoded by the coding sequence TTGGCTAAGAAAAAAGTAGCTAAGATCAAAAAGAAATTGAAAAATATTCCTAACGGAGTTGCTCATATACACTCAACTTTCAACAACACTATAGTTGCTATTACTGATGCAGAAGGTAAAGTTGTAAGCTGGAAATCAGGAGGTACTTCTGGATTCAAAGGTACTAAGAAAGGAACTCCATTTGCAGCTCAAATCGCAGCTGAACAAGCAGCAAATATAGCTATGGAAAATGGAATGAAAAAAGTAGAAGTAAAAGTGAAAGGTCCAGGTTCTGGAAGAGAAGCTTGTATCAGATCTTTACAAGCAGCTGGATTAGAAGTAACTAAAATCACTGACGTTACTCCAGTTCCACACAATGGTTGTAGACCACCAAAAAGAAGAAGAGTTTAA
- the rpsD gene encoding 30S ribosomal protein S4 has protein sequence MARNRQPVLKKCRALGIDPVVLGVNKSSKRGPRPNANKKPTEYAVQLREKQKAKFIYNVMEKQFRKIYEEAARKLGVTGLTLIEYLERRLENVVYRLGFAKTRRQARQVVSHGHVAVNGRRVNIASYRVKVGDVISIIENSKNLDIIKTAVEDARVPAWLELDKAAFSGKVLQNPTKDDLDFDLNESLIVEFYSR, from the coding sequence ATGGCAAGAAATAGACAGCCTGTATTGAAGAAATGTAGAGCTCTAGGTATTGATCCTGTTGTTTTAGGTGTTAACAAGTCTTCAAAAAGAGGACCTAGACCTAATGCAAACAAAAAACCTACAGAATATGCAGTTCAATTAAGAGAAAAACAAAAAGCTAAATTTATATATAACGTAATGGAAAAACAATTCAGAAAAATATACGAGGAAGCAGCTAGAAAACTTGGAGTTACTGGTTTGACTTTAATCGAATACTTAGAAAGAAGACTTGAAAACGTAGTTTACAGACTTGGGTTTGCTAAAACTAGAAGACAAGCTAGACAAGTTGTGTCTCACGGACATGTTGCTGTAAACGGAAGAAGAGTTAATATCGCTTCTTACAGAGTAAAAGTAGGAGATGTAATATCTATAATAGAAAATTCTAAAAACTTAGATATCATCAAAACTGCTGTAGAAGATGCTAGAGTTCCAGCTTGGTTAGAGCTAGACAAAGCAGCATTCTCTGGAAAAGTTCTTCAAAATCCAACTAAAGATGACTTAGATTTCGATCTAAACGAATCATTAATAGTTGAATTCTACTCTAGATAA
- a CDS encoding DNA-directed RNA polymerase subunit alpha, with protein MLKIEKHARGINITEVKESEFKGQYIVEPLYRGYGHTVGNALRRVLLSSIPGAAIKGIRIDGVLSEFSVMDGVKEAVTEIILNIKEVVVKAETTGERRMTLSVKGPKVVTAADIIPDVGIEIVNPEQVICTITTDRELDMEFLVDTGEGFVVSEEIEKKDWPVDYIAIDAIYTPIRKVSYSIQDTMVGRMTDFDKLTLDVETDGSIEIRDALSYAVELLKLHFDPFLELGNKMENLRAEAEEEEETSVSHAKDDNILNTKIEELDLTVRSFNCLKKAGIEEVSQLAKLSLNELLKIKNLGRKSLDEILEKMKELGYDLSQNGSPE; from the coding sequence ATGTTAAAAATTGAAAAACATGCAAGGGGTATTAATATTACCGAAGTAAAAGAGAGTGAATTTAAAGGACAATATATTGTTGAACCTTTATATAGAGGCTATGGGCATACTGTTGGTAATGCTTTGAGAAGAGTTTTACTTTCTTCTATCCCAGGAGCTGCTATTAAAGGAATAAGAATAGACGGTGTTTTAAGCGAATTCTCAGTTATGGACGGAGTTAAAGAAGCTGTTACTGAAATAATCCTTAATATTAAAGAGGTTGTTGTTAAAGCTGAAACTACTGGTGAAAGAAGAATGACACTTTCTGTAAAAGGACCAAAAGTAGTAACTGCTGCTGATATAATACCAGATGTAGGAATAGAAATAGTAAATCCTGAGCAAGTTATTTGTACAATAACTACAGATAGAGAACTTGACATGGAATTTTTAGTTGATACAGGAGAAGGATTTGTTGTATCAGAAGAAATTGAAAAGAAAGATTGGCCAGTTGATTATATAGCTATTGATGCTATCTACACTCCAATCAGAAAAGTTTCTTATAGCATTCAAGATACTATGGTAGGAAGAATGACTGATTTCGACAAACTTACTTTAGATGTAGAGACTGACGGAAGTATAGAAATTAGAGATGCACTATCTTATGCAGTAGAGTTATTAAAATTACATTTTGATCCATTCTTAGAATTAGGAAACAAAATGGAAAATCTAAGAGCTGAAGCTGAAGAAGAAGAAGAAACTTCTGTAAGCCATGCTAAAGATGATAATATTTTAAATACTAAGATAGAAGAACTTGATTTAACAGTTAGATCATTTAACTGCTTAAAGAAAGCTGGAATAGAAGAAGTAAGTCAATTGGCTAAATTGTCATTAAACGAACTTCTAAAAATTAAGAACCTAGGAAGAAAATCTTTAGATGAGATCCTAGAGAAAATGAAAGAATTAGGATATGATCTATCACAAAATGGATCTCCTGAATAA
- the rplQ gene encoding 50S ribosomal protein L17, whose amino-acid sequence MNHNKSYRKLGRRADHRKAMLKNLTISLLSAERIETTVTRAKELRKFAERMITFGKKNTLASRRNAFAFLRNEEVVAKLFNEIAPKYAERNGGYTRIIKTSVRKGDSAEMAIIELV is encoded by the coding sequence ATGAATCACAATAAGTCATATAGAAAGTTAGGAAGAAGAGCTGACCACAGAAAAGCTATGCTAAAAAACTTAACTATATCTTTATTAAGTGCTGAAAGAATAGAAACTACTGTAACAAGAGCTAAAGAATTAAGAAAATTCGCTGAAAGAATGATAACTTTCGGAAAGAAAAATACTTTAGCATCTAGAAGAAACGCTTTTGCTTTCTTAAGAAATGAAGAAGTTGTAGCTAAATTATTCAACGAAATAGCTCCAAAATATGCTGAAAGAAATGGTGGATACACTAGAATCATCAAAACATCTGTTAGAAAAGGTGACTCAGCAGAAATGGCTATAATCGAATTAGTATAA
- a CDS encoding cold-shock protein — protein MLKGTVKWFNKEKGFGFLTSEDGQDYFVHFTGIVGEGFRTLEEGQEVTFEVSEGKKGPMAVEVSVAK, from the coding sequence ATGCTTAAAGGAACAGTAAAATGGTTTAACAAAGAAAAAGGATTTGGATTTTTAACTAGTGAAGATGGACAAGATTATTTCGTACACTTTACTGGAATAGTTGGAGAAGGATTCAGAACTTTAGAAGAAGGTCAAGAAGTAACTTTTGAAGTATCAGAAGGTAAAAAAGGACCTATGGCAGTAGAAGTTTCTGTTGCTAAATAG
- the pncA gene encoding bifunctional nicotinamidase/pyrazinamidase, which produces MNKKALILVDIQNDFCEGGALAVKDGDLVVPVANKLISLFNQNNDLVIGTKDWHPASHKSFAINSNGNIGELGELNGLPQVWWPVHCVENEYGSKFHKHLKGVDITIFKGQDPEVDSYSAFFDNGKKHKTDLDKVLKDKDIDTLYIMGLATDYCVKFTVLDALELGYKVYLVEDGCRGVNISYDDSIKAIETMKNSGAIIINSNDLKA; this is translated from the coding sequence ATGAATAAAAAAGCATTAATTCTTGTGGATATTCAAAATGATTTTTGTGAAGGGGGAGCTTTAGCTGTAAAAGATGGAGACTTAGTTGTTCCAGTTGCTAATAAACTTATCTCTTTATTTAATCAAAATAATGATCTTGTTATTGGTACAAAAGATTGGCATCCTGCTTCTCATAAAAGTTTTGCTATAAATTCAAATGGAAATATAGGAGAACTAGGAGAATTAAATGGACTTCCTCAAGTTTGGTGGCCTGTTCACTGTGTTGAAAATGAGTATGGTTCTAAATTTCATAAACATTTAAAAGGTGTAGATATTACTATATTTAAAGGACAAGATCCTGAAGTAGATTCATATAGTGCTTTCTTTGACAATGGAAAAAAACATAAAACTGATCTTGATAAAGTATTAAAAGATAAGGATATAGACACTCTATATATTATGGGATTAGCAACTGATTATTGTGTTAAATTTACAGTTTTAGATGCTCTAGAGTTAGGATATAAGGTTTATCTTGTAGAAGATGGTTGTAGAGGGGTTAATATAAGCTACGATGATTCTATAAAGGCTATTGAAACTATGAAAAATAGTGGTGCTATTATTATTAATAGCAATGATTTGAAAGCTTAG
- the rpsB gene encoding 30S ribosomal protein S2 gives MAVITMKQLLEAGVHFGHQAKRWNPKMAKYIFTERNGIHVIDLHKSLKKIEEAYAVIREIAEQGGKVLFVGTKKQAQEAVKEQAERSGMYYVNNRWLGGMLTNFATIKTRIERLKELERMEADGTLDTAYTKKEAANFRKELAKLSKNLTGIKDMKEVPQAIFVVDCKKETLALVEAANLGIPVFAMIDTNVDPDLVTYPIPANDDAIRSVKLISSVIANAIIEGNQGKEVQEVASEEINVEEGSAE, from the coding sequence ATGGCAGTAATAACAATGAAACAATTATTAGAAGCTGGAGTTCACTTCGGACACCAAGCAAAAAGATGGAACCCAAAAATGGCTAAGTACATCTTCACAGAAAGAAACGGAATCCACGTAATCGATCTTCACAAATCTTTAAAGAAAATTGAAGAAGCTTACGCAGTAATCAGAGAAATCGCTGAGCAAGGTGGAAAAGTTCTATTTGTAGGAACTAAAAAACAAGCTCAAGAAGCTGTAAAAGAACAAGCTGAAAGATCAGGAATGTACTATGTAAACAACAGATGGCTAGGAGGAATGTTAACAAACTTCGCTACTATCAAAACTAGAATCGAAAGATTAAAAGAATTAGAAAGAATGGAAGCAGATGGAACTTTAGATACTGCTTACACTAAAAAAGAAGCAGCTAACTTCAGAAAAGAATTAGCTAAACTTTCTAAAAACTTAACTGGAATTAAAGATATGAAAGAAGTTCCACAAGCTATATTCGTAGTAGATTGTAAAAAAGAAACTCTAGCTCTTGTTGAAGCAGCTAACTTAGGAATCCCTGTATTCGCTATGATCGATACTAACGTAGATCCAGATCTAGTAACTTACCCAATCCCAGCTAACGATGACGCTATAAGATCAGTAAAACTAATCTCTTCAGTTATCGCTAACGCTATCATCGAAGGAAACCAAGGTAAAGAAGTTCAAGAAGTAGCTTCTGAAGAAATCAATGTAGAAGAAGGATCAGCTGAATAA
- the tsf gene encoding translation elongation factor Ts, translating into MAAITASLVKELRERTGAGMMDCKKALTQMDGDMDKAIDYLREKGIAKAVKKAGRIAAEGLIFDAVSADHKKAVLIEFNSETDFVAKNVEFKEFGKKLAAIAIESNATTVEALNAAQYAEGKTVAEAVTDLIAKIGENMNIRRIHETVATEGFVATYSHLGGKLGVIVEMTGEATEENVVKARDIAMHVAAMDPKYLNSSEVTTADLEHEKEIARKQLEAEGKPAQIIEKILIGKMNKFYEENCLVDQIYVRAENKETVAKFAAPLEVKSFARYKVGDGIEKKEEDFAAEVAAQIKG; encoded by the coding sequence ATGGCAGCAATAACAGCAAGCTTAGTTAAAGAACTAAGAGAAAGAACTGGTGCTGGAATGATGGATTGTAAAAAGGCACTAACACAAATGGATGGAGATATGGATAAAGCCATTGACTATTTAAGAGAAAAAGGAATTGCTAAAGCAGTTAAAAAAGCTGGAAGAATAGCAGCAGAAGGATTAATCTTTGATGCTGTATCAGCAGACCACAAAAAAGCTGTATTAATCGAATTCAACTCTGAAACAGACTTCGTTGCTAAAAACGTAGAATTTAAAGAATTTGGTAAAAAATTAGCAGCTATCGCAATTGAAAGCAATGCAACTACTGTTGAAGCTTTAAATGCAGCTCAATATGCAGAAGGAAAAACAGTTGCTGAAGCAGTTACTGATCTAATTGCTAAAATTGGAGAAAACATGAACATCAGAAGAATCCACGAAACTGTAGCTACAGAAGGATTCGTTGCAACATACAGCCACTTAGGAGGAAAACTAGGAGTTATCGTTGAGATGACTGGTGAAGCTACTGAAGAAAATGTAGTTAAAGCTAGAGACATCGCTATGCACGTAGCTGCTATGGACCCTAAATATCTAAACTCATCAGAAGTAACTACTGCTGATTTAGAACATGAAAAAGAAATCGCTAGAAAACAATTAGAAGCTGAAGGAAAACCAGCTCAAATTATAGAAAAAATTCTTATTGGAAAAATGAACAAATTCTATGAAGAAAACTGTTTAGTTGACCAAATCTATGTAAGAGCAGAAAACAAAGAAACTGTTGCTAAATTTGCAGCACCTCTTGAAGTAAAATCTTTTGCTAGATATAAAGTTGGAGACGGAATCGAGAAAAAAGAAGAAGATTTCGCAGCAGAAGTTGCAGCTCAAATCAAAGGATAA
- the pyrH gene encoding UMP kinase has product MDKPFYKRVLLKLSGEALMGEQEFGISSDVINSYARQIKEIVELGVEVSIVIGGGNIFRGISGATQGVDRVTGDHMGMLATVINSLALQNAIEKLGVPTRVQTAIEMPKIAEPFIKRKAQRHLEKGRVVIFGAGTGNPYFTTDTAAALRAIEMNTEAVLKATKVDGIYDKDPVKYSDAVKYDRVTYTEVLNKDLKVMDATAISLCRENKLPIVVFDSLTEGNIKKVIMGENIGTVVVAD; this is encoded by the coding sequence ATGGATAAACCTTTTTATAAAAGAGTGTTATTAAAACTTAGTGGAGAGGCTCTTATGGGAGAGCAAGAATTTGGAATATCATCTGATGTTATCAATTCATATGCTAGACAAATTAAAGAGATAGTTGAACTAGGAGTAGAAGTTTCAATTGTTATTGGTGGAGGAAATATTTTTAGAGGAATATCTGGAGCAACTCAAGGTGTAGATAGAGTAACTGGAGATCACATGGGAATGCTTGCAACTGTAATAAACTCTCTTGCACTTCAAAATGCTATTGAAAAATTAGGAGTACCAACAAGAGTTCAAACAGCTATAGAGATGCCTAAAATAGCAGAACCTTTTATTAAAAGAAAGGCTCAAAGACACTTAGAAAAAGGAAGAGTTGTAATATTTGGAGCTGGAACTGGAAATCCATATTTTACAACTGATACAGCAGCAGCTTTAAGAGCTATAGAGATGAATACAGAGGCTGTATTAAAAGCTACTAAAGTTGATGGAATCTATGATAAAGACCCTGTAAAATATTCAGATGCAGTTAAATATGACCGTGTAACTTATACAGAAGTATTAAATAAAGATTTGAAGGTAATGGACGCTACAGCTATCTCTCTATGTAGAGAAAATAAACTTCCTATCGTAGTATTTGATTCTTTAACAGAAGGAAACATTAAAAAAGTTATCATGGGAGAAAATATAGGAACAGTCGTAGTGGCTGATTAA
- a CDS encoding transposase, with product MILAKKVRLYPTKEQEQKLWQSVGTARFIYNYTLAKQEENYKNGGKFISDGVIRKELTQLKKSELSWLNKVSNNVTKQAVKDACNAYKKFFKGLVNKPRFKSKKKSKPSFYNDPIKLKVKEKKVLIEKIGWIKINEQIPSDIKYNNPRITYDNKYWYISVGIEVDKKLEELTNISLGIDLGLKKFAICSDGKVFKNINKTKKVKKSEKRLKQKQRQISRKYEMNKIKKEGGERCQFIKTKNIEKLEETTKLIHRKLTNIRNNYLHQVTTSIVKTKPYRIVIEDLNVSGMMKNKHLSDSVRKQCFNKFRQYLTYKTELCGIELVIVDRFYPSSKTCSKCGFIKRDLKLKDRIYRCPHCGAVIDRDYNASLNLSMYKLA from the coding sequence ATGATACTTGCGAAGAAAGTTAGACTTTATCCAACTAAAGAGCAAGAACAAAAATTGTGGCAATCTGTAGGAACTGCTAGGTTTATCTATAATTACACTCTTGCAAAACAAGAAGAAAATTATAAAAATGGTGGCAAGTTTATTAGCGATGGAGTCATTAGAAAAGAATTAACTCAACTTAAAAAGTCAGAACTATCATGGTTAAATAAAGTATCAAATAATGTAACTAAACAAGCTGTAAAAGATGCTTGTAATGCCTATAAAAAATTTTTTAAAGGTTTGGTAAATAAACCAAGATTTAAGAGTAAAAAGAAAAGCAAACCTAGTTTTTACAACGATCCTATAAAATTAAAAGTTAAAGAGAAAAAAGTTTTAATTGAAAAAATAGGCTGGATAAAAATAAATGAACAAATACCAAGTGATATTAAATATAACAATCCTAGAATTACTTACGATAATAAATATTGGTATATTTCTGTTGGAATAGAAGTTGATAAAAAACTGGAAGAATTAACAAATATTTCATTGGGAATAGATTTAGGATTGAAAAAGTTTGCTATTTGTTCAGATGGAAAAGTTTTTAAAAATATCAATAAAACTAAAAAAGTTAAAAAATCAGAAAAAAGATTAAAACAGAAACAAAGACAAATTAGTAGAAAATACGAAATGAATAAAATAAAAAAAGAGGGAGGTGAACGTTGCCAATTTATTAAAACTAAAAATATAGAAAAGTTAGAGGAAACAACAAAACTAATACATAGGAAATTAACAAATATTAGAAATAACTATCTTCATCAAGTTACAACAAGTATAGTGAAAACCAAACCATATAGAATTGTAATAGAAGATTTGAATGTTTCTGGAATGATGAAAAATAAACATCTGTCTGATTCAGTAAGAAAACAATGTTTTAATAAATTTAGACAGTATCTAACATATAAAACAGAGTTATGTGGAATTGAATTAGTAATAGTAGATAGATTTTATCCATCATCAAAAACTTGTAGTAAATGTGGGTTTATAAAAAGAGATTTAAAGTTAAAAGATAGAATTTATAGGTGTCCACATTGTGGAGCAGTGATTGATAGAGATTATAATGCTTCACTAAATTTATCTATGTATAAATTAGCATAA
- the frr gene encoding ribosome recycling factor gives MTGQEVVKQCNEKMGKAIEATKHKFTTIRAGRANVSMLDGIRVEQYGSEMPLNQVGSVSAPEPRLLVIDPWDKSLISKIEKAIMAANLGLTPNNDGKVIRLVMPELTADRRKEYVKMAKAEAENGKVAVRNIRKDGNNDLKKLSKDKEDPISEDEVKTLEGEIQKLTDSHIKMIDELLAKKEKEITTV, from the coding sequence ATGACAGGACAAGAAGTAGTAAAACAATGTAATGAAAAAATGGGAAAAGCTATTGAGGCTACAAAACACAAATTTACAACAATTAGAGCAGGAAGAGCTAATGTATCTATGCTTGATGGAATTAGAGTAGAACAATATGGATCAGAAATGCCTTTAAATCAAGTTGGGTCAGTTTCAGCTCCAGAACCAAGATTATTAGTAATCGATCCTTGGGATAAATCTCTAATCTCTAAAATAGAAAAAGCTATTATGGCTGCAAACTTAGGATTAACTCCAAACAATGATGGTAAAGTTATAAGACTTGTAATGCCAGAACTTACAGCAGACAGAAGAAAAGAGTATGTAAAAATGGCTAAAGCAGAAGCTGAAAATGGAAAAGTTGCTGTAAGAAACATTAGAAAAGATGGAAATAACGATCTTAAAAAATTATCTAAAGATAAAGAAGATCCTATCTCTGAAGATGAAGTAAAAACATTAGAAGGAGAAATTCAAAAATTAACTGATTCTCACATTAAAATGATAGATGAGCTTCTAGCTAAAAAAGAAAAAGAAATTACAACTGTTTAA
- a CDS encoding ComF family protein, translating into MKLNPIKLDGVWTEGYALDYFTENSEYVGEDIFGYPEFNVTYSEIGKSLNELKYHKDYTKAVEISEEVVKFIVEEWKLKDKIDGIISVPPSKFRFIQPMFQVTKLVGEKLNKPISLDFFSKLTPEEIKNLPVEKKLDLFKNSIRKNRNLTKKGSILLIDDLYSTGVTLKTLCELLKEDSNVENIYVLVVAKSSKED; encoded by the coding sequence ATGAAATTAAATCCTATAAAATTAGATGGTGTTTGGACAGAAGGATATGCATTAGATTATTTTACAGAAAACAGTGAGTATGTAGGAGAAGATATTTTTGGTTATCCTGAGTTTAATGTTACATATAGTGAGATTGGAAAATCTTTAAATGAATTAAAATATCATAAAGATTACACTAAAGCAGTTGAAATATCAGAAGAGGTAGTAAAATTTATAGTTGAAGAGTGGAAATTAAAAGATAAGATAGATGGAATAATCTCAGTTCCACCATCAAAATTTAGATTTATTCAACCAATGTTTCAAGTTACAAAATTAGTTGGAGAAAAATTAAATAAACCTATATCTTTAGATTTTTTTAGCAAATTGACACCTGAAGAGATAAAAAATCTTCCTGTTGAAAAGAAATTAGATCTATTTAAAAATAGTATTAGAAAGAATAGAAATTTGACAAAAAAAGGAAGTATTTTATTAATAGATGATCTATACAGTACAGGAGTTACATTAAAAACATTATGTGAGCTATTAAAAGAGGATAGTAATGTTGAAAATATATATGTGCTTGTAGTAGCTAAAAGTAGTAAAGAGGATTAA